A stretch of the Uranotaenia lowii strain MFRU-FL chromosome 3, ASM2978415v1, whole genome shotgun sequence genome encodes the following:
- the LOC129751958 gene encoding neurotactin: MGETDEKETAPPTATEKTTTESPVITADVQEQEADPKETEKLLANSEEKTDDGKETDKPAEEKKKSSSENVNGASEEIVNIPDEASTETVKVEDEKAKTDKPNKVQAEEREVKPKKVPAGAFKLPGFFNKGKVKEADGADNELLEKNDAEKEAKPAETEEKPKRAGFFANLRLRNPFAKKQAEPVPTDEEKGKPEEEENDEVTAEATDKKPDEETPAAEKKEEEATQAPKKGLLQTLRVPLASIIPKRFKAGASNEEAEDLELGKRPKNRAGLASMETLDDSIKDTETKDTVDKPAAAAGANGTDSEALVKPEEKKDGEKDEAAEVPPSKYPFLDRVRNYRCTVDDIAIIGGIIVFLLLLALIIAFTFIGKSEPITAPVRDGKYIETVTSCGKVEGILEDGAFAFRGIPYAVPPVGENRWKAAQPIENINYCWNDTLKAHNSTPVCWQFYADGKYDGAEDCLTLDVITPHVRYDNPLPVVVLIGAESFTGDSPGKLRPSTRYARARDVIFVRPNFRLNVFGFLALEQLTKSAHPPTSGNYGLTDIIAALKWIQLNILHFGGDPKSVTLFGHRAGGTIVAALASSNKTSQLFARSWISSAGSIYPGNPLSDSEKANTAYLGRINCETAKCLREKEDEDVLDAVPDTWRRIFPDLPAVDENTTANHDWLVLDGHILQQHPADVWSTETGKLKYVIGTTAHESHSEKLHLKYTEWTPELVTKHINESKIGELGLTEEALKRYNATYQGLVSMISDIRTVCPLLTISQKLLTSQFYVVTQTGGELAIADVDSDIQAILGRYEPKTPEQRRYVSAIQQLFYHYVSHGEIKHELRRQLLDIGQDALPTYSRDNCDFWIKNDVVPRYARLD, encoded by the exons atggGTGAAACCGACGAGAAGGAAACAGCGCCGCCAACGGCAACAGAGAAAACTACCACCGAATCACCGGTCATCACAGCCGATGTCCAGGAACAAGAAGCCGACCCGAAGGAAACCGAAAAGCTGCTAGCCAACAGCGAAGAGAAGACTGACGATGGCAAAGAGACAGACAAACCTgcagaagagaagaaaaaaagcagCAGCGAGAACGTGAACGGCGCTAGCGAAGAAATCGTCAACATCCCAGACGAAGCTTCAACGGAAACCGTCAAAGTTGAAGACGAGAAAGCCAAAACCGACAAACCCAACAAAGTGCAAGCCGAAGAACGTGAAGTCAAGCCCAAAAAGGTACCAGCCGGAGCGTTCAAGCTGCCAGGTTTCTTCAACAAAGGCAAAGTCAAGGAAGCGGATGGAGCCGATAACGAACTGCTAGAGAAGAACGATGCCGAGAAGGAAGCCAAACCAGCTGAAACCGAAGAGAAACCGAAACGGGCAGGCTTCTTCGCCAACCTTCGCTTGAGAAATCCCTTCGCCAAGAAACAAGCCGAACCGGTGCCAACCGATGAAGAGAAGGGCAAACCGGAAGAGGAAGAGAACGATGAAGTCACTGCCGAAGCCACCGACAAGAAACCAGATGAAGAAACACCCGCCGCCGAAAAGAAGGAAGAAGAGGCTACCCAAGCCCCGAAGAAAGGTCTGCTCCAAACCCTAAGAGTCCCGCTAGCCAGTATAATTCCGAAACGATTCAAAGCCGGAGCCAGCAACGAAGAAGCCGAAGACCTGGAACTCGGCAAGAGACCAAAGAACCGTGCCGGACTCGCTTCGATGGAAACGCTCGACGATTCGATCAAGGATACGGAAACGAAGGACACTGTCGATAAACCAGCGGCTGCCGCTGGAGCGAATGGAACTGATTCGGAGGCGCTAGTCAAACCGGAGGAGAAGAAGGACGGTGAAAAGGACGAAGCAGCGGAAGTGCCACCCTCCAAATATCCGTTCCTGGATCGCGTTCGGAACTATCGGTGTACAGTTG ACGACATTGCCATAATCGGAGGAATCATCGTGTTCCTGCTACTGCTCGCGCTGATCATTGCCTTCACCTTCATCGGCAAAAGTGAACCCATCACTGCTCCGGTTCGGGATGGCAAATACATCGAAACGGTTACGTCTTGCGGCAAGGTCGAAGGTATTCTGGAAGATGGAGCTTTTGCATTCCGAGGAATTCCCTATGCGGTGCCACCGGTTGGTGAAAATCGTTGGAAGGCAGCTCAACCGATTGAGAACATCAACTACTGCTGGAACGATACGCTAAAGGCTCACAACTCGACCCCGGTTTGCTGGCAATTCTATGCCGATGGAAAGTACGATGGTGCTGAGGACTGCTTGACCTTGGATGTGATCACTCCCCATGTGCGCTACGACAATCCTCTGCCAGTTGTGGTACTGATCGGAGCCGAATCGTTCACCGGAGATTCACCTGGAAAACTTCGTCCATCGACTCGGTATGCTCGTGCTCGGGATGTAATCTTCGTACGTCCGAACTTCCGCTTGAACGTGTTCGGTTTCTTGGCTCTGGAGCAATTGACTAAGAGTGCTCATCCTCCGACCTCGGGTAACTATGGACTTACCGACATCATCGCGGCTCTCAAGTGGATTCAGCTTAACATCCTTCACTTCGGTGGAGATCCCAAGTCGGTGACTCTGTTCGGACATCGTGCTGGTGGAACTATCGTCGCTGCTCTCGCTTCATCCAACAAAACCTCTCAGTTGTTCGCTCGTTCGTGGATCTCTTCAGCTGGATCGATCTACCCTGGAAACCCTCTGTCCGATTCCGAGAAGGCCAATACTGCGTACTTGGGACGCATCAACTGCGAGACTGCCAAGTGCCTACGTGAGAAAGAAGATGAGGATGTTCTGGATGCCGTTCCGGATACCTGGAGACGAATCTTCCCGGATCTACCAGCTGTCGATGAAAACACCACCGCTAACCACGACTGGCTTGTTCTAGATGGACACATTCTGCAGCAACATCCTGCCGATGTCTGGAGCACTGAAACCGGAAAGCTCAAATACGTCATTGGAACTACGGCACATGAAAGTCATTCCGAAAAACTGCACCTCAAATACACCGAATGGACTCCGGAACTGGTAACCAAGCACATCAACGAAAGCAAGATTGGAGAGCTCGGCCTGACCGAGGAAGCCCTCAAGCGATACAACGCCACCTACCAAGGTCTGGTTAGCATGATCTCCGATATCCGAACCGTGTGCCCTCTGTTGACGATTTCCCAGAAACTCCTGACCTCACAGTTCTACGTGGTGACTCAAACCGGTGGTGAGCTAGCCATTGCCGACGTCGACTCCGACATTCAAGCCATCCTCGGACGCTACGAACCGAAGACTCCCGAACAACGAAGATACGTTTCGGCCATCCAGCAGCTGTTCTACCACTACGTCTCCCACGGAGAGATCAAGCACGAACTGCGGCGGCAACTGCTGGACATCGGTCAAGACGCTCTACCCACCTACAGCAGAGACAACTGCGACTTCTGGATCAAAAACGATGTTGTTCCGCGATACGCGAGGTTAGACTAA